The Acidobacteriota bacterium genome segment TCGTAGACGTACAGCGGAGTGCCAAAGCGGGCTGCCAGAGGCTCCAGGGCGAGGCTGCCGCCACACAGACGCGCGCCACGGTAGCGAAAAGTCCGGGTCGGTGTCATGGCTCTACACCGACTTCAGAACTACGACGGTGCGATCGTCGGCCGCGGGCAGGCCATTGCCAAAACTTTCGGAGTCGGCAAAAATGGCATCCAGCACGGCGTCGGGGTCCTCATCGCGGTGGCGCCGCAGCAAGGCTTCGAGGCGGACGCGGCCGTATTCCTCCCCGCTGCGGTTCATGAATTCGGTAATGCCGTCGCTGACGAACACGACCATGTCCCCCGCGGGCAGGCGGAGCGACAATTCCTCGTATTGCGATGTATCCAGCATGCCCAACGGAATGCCGGCGGCGGGGATGATCGTGCAGCCCTCGGCATGCACATGGATGGGATAAGGCAGGCCGGAGTTGGCGATCCGCAGGGTGCGGCTCTGCTCCGACCAGAGGGCGTAAATGAGGGTCATGAACTGCGACTCGACCTGACGCTCCAGCAGCGCCTGGTTGAGCGCGGCGAGCAACTCCGCCGGGCGGGGATGATGCAGCGCCTGGGTGCGCAAGATGCCGCTCACCACGGCGCCGTAGAGCGCCGCGCCGGTACCTTTGCCGCTCACATCGCCGACCGCGATGGCCGTGCGCTGGCCGCGGTAGGGAATGAAATCATAGAGGTCACCGCCGAGCTGGCGCGCGGGCACGGTGCGGGCCGCGATCTTGAGGTGTTCCAGCTCGGGGCGGCGCGCCGGCAGCAGATGCTCCTGAATTTCCTGCGCCATGTGCAGGTCGCGCTCCATCTTGCGCTCGGCGCGCGAGACCTTTTCGTAGAGGCGCGCGTTCACCATGGCGATCGCCATCTGTGCGGCCAGAGTGCTGATGGTGCGAGCGTGGCGCTCGGTGTAGTAGCCCTTGCGGTTGTGTTCCAGATCGAGTACGCCGAGCACCTGATCCTGATAAACCAAGGGGACGGCCAGCTCGCTGCGGGCGTCGGCATTGACGGGGATATAGCGCGGGTCTTCGCGCACATCTTTCACCACCACGGGCTTGCGCATTTCCATGGCTGCGCCGGTAATCCCCTGACCGATGGGAATGTCGCGCCGGATCTGGATGTGCTCGCCCATTTTGACGGAAAGGCGGTGTTCCAGCTTGTCCCCTGCGGCATTAACCAGCAGAACGCTGAAGAGCTGGTATTCGATGACCCGGCGCACCATCTCGGCGGTGTGCTGCAGCAGGTCGTCCAACGAGAGGATGGAGGTCATCTCGCGGCTGATGTCGTTGAGCAGGCTGAGTGTTTTTTCCCGCTGCACGGCGTTGCGGTAGAGCTTGGCGTTTTCGATGGCGTTGGCGATGCGGCTGGCGACCAGCACCAGCGCCTGCAGGTGGGCTTCGGAAAAGGCATTCAGTTCGGGCGCCTGAATGTCGATGACGCCAATGCAGTTGCCTTTCCAGAGAATGGGCACGGCCAGTTCGCTGCGGATATCGGCCAGCACCGGAATATAGTGGGGATTCTGGCTCACGTCGTTGATGAGCAAGGGCTGCTTCAGCTCGGCCGCGCGGCCGGTGATGCCCTGGCCAAATTTGACTCTGACTTTTTCGACGACTTCGGGCAGATGGCCAACCGAGAAGCGGATGCGTAACTCGTGGGTGCGCTCACTGGCGAGCAGAATGGCGAAAATGTCGTAGTGCACGACGCGCCGCACCATCTCGGCGACGCGGCCCAGGACCTGATCCAGATCGAGCGTGCCCGAGACCAGATCGCTGACCTCCAGCATGAAGCTGGTTATGTCGGCGAGCGGGAGGGCGGCAGGCTGGACCATGAGGGGATGATACCAAAGCGGGCGGCGGGCTGACGGCCCCGTTAAACTAAGGAAGGATCCTATGTCGAATGCACCCACCGATTTCTTTGCCCGCCACTACGGCGTAAGCCCGACCGACCTCGAACGCTATCTGGCGGCGGCGCTGGCGCGTGGCGGTGATTTTGCCGATCTGTACTTCGAACACCAGGCCAGCTCGTCGCTGCGGCTGGAGGAAGGCATCATCAAGTCGGCCAGCCAGGGGATTTCGCTGGGGGTGGGTGTGCGGGTGCTTTCCGGCGAGCGTACCGGTTACGCCTACACCGACGATCTATCGCCGGAGAAAATCCTTAGAGCTGCAGCCACCGCGGCGCACATTGCCAGCGGCGCGACGGCCACGCACATCGTCGGCTTGAGCGATACGCCGCCGGGCAGAAATCTCTATCCGGTGGCTGCGGCCGCCGCCGGGGATACGGGCATGCTGGGCAAGCTGGCGCTGGTGCGCCGGGCCGAGCGCGCCGCGCGCGAGCATGATGCGCGCATCGTGCAGGTGCAGGTGGGCTACGCCGATGAGTTGCGGCAGATTCTGGTGGTTGCCTCCGACGGCCGCTGCTCGGCCGATGCGCAGCCGATGGCGCGGCTGAGCGTACTCGCGCTGGCGCGGGAAAACGGCGTTACCGAAAAGGGTCATTCCGGCGGCGGCGGGCGGGTGGCGCTGGAGTTCTTCGATGAGGTGCTGACGCCGGAAGCGCTGGGCGAGCAGGCGGCGCGGGAGGCGGTGCAGCAATTAGCGGCGCGGCCCTGTCCGGCAGGCGAGATGGAAGTGGTCCTCGGCCCGGGCTGGCCCGGGATTTTATTGCACGAGGCGATTGGGCATGGCCTGGAAGCCGATTTCAACCGGAAAAAGACCAGCGCCTTCAGCGGCTTGTTGGGACAGCGGGTGGCCAGCGAAAAATGCACCGTCGTCGATAACGGCACGCTGCCGGGGCGGCGCGGTTCGCTCAATATGGATGACGAAGGCGCGCCCACGCACTGCACCACGCTTATTGAAAACGGCATCCTCAAGAACTACATGCAGGATGAGCTTTCCGCCCGGCTCACCGGCGCGGCCTCGACCGGCAACGGCCGCCGCGAGAGCTACGCTCACATGCCCATGCCACGGATGACGAATACCTATATGCTGGCCGGAAATGACGAGCCGGCCGACATTATCCGCAGCGTGCGCCGCGGTCTGTACGCGGTGAACTTTGGCGGCGGGCAGGTGGACATTACGAATGGCAAGTTTGTGTTCTCGGCGTCGGAGAGCTACTTGATCGAAGACGGGAAAATCACCGCGCCGGTGAAAGGCGCCACGCTCATCGGCAACGGCCCGGACGTGCTTACCCGCGTCTCGATGGTCGGCAACGACCTCAAGCTGGACCAAGGCATTGGAACCTGCGGGAAGGATGGACAATCGGTTCCGGTAGGTGTGGGCATTCCGACCTTGAAGGTGGACCGGCTGACGGTTGGTGGCACGCAGTGAAAGACCTTGCTGAACGCGTCGTCGCCGAGGCGGCTCGCCGCGGCGCGACGGCGGCCGAGTGTGTCATCCGCTATGGGCGCGAGCTGTCGGTCAACGTGCGCCTGGGCGAAGTCGAATCCATCAAACAGGCCGAAGGCAAAGCCCTGGGTATACGCATCTTCAAGGGCCAGCAAGCGGGAGTGACACACAGTTCCGACTTGGCCTGGCCGGCGGTGAGCGCCATGCTCGACGCCGCGCTGGCGATCGCCGAAGCCAGCTCACCGGATCCCTTTGCGGGCCTGCCGCGGGCGGAGGACCTGGGCCGGCGTGAGGGCGACCTGCAGTTGTACGATCCCGCCGTGCTGGCGGTCACCGCCGATGAAGCGCTCGATTTGGCGCGCCGCGCTGAACGGGCCGCGCTCGCCTGCGATGCGCGCCTGACGAACTCGAACGGCGCCAGCTTCGACGCCGGAGAAGGGACGAAAATTCTGGCGAACTCGCTGGGTTTCGTGGGCGAAGTACGACGCAGCTCCTGCTCGCTCAGCGTAGCGCCGATTGCGGAGCAGAACGGCGCCAAGCAGCGCGATTATTGGTACGCGGTGGCGCGTGGACCTTCGGATCTGGAACCGCCGGAAACCGTGGGCCGCCGCGCCGCGGAGCGGACGTTGCGCCGCCTGGGAGCGCGCAAAGCCGCCACCGGGCGCTATCCGGTAGTGTTTGAGCCAAAGACGGCCCGTAGCCTGCTCGGCCACATTCTCGAAGCGGTGAGCGGCGAGGCGGTCTATCGCGAGGCCAGCTTCCTGACGGGTGCGCTGGGCCGGGAAGTGGCCGTGCCCGCGCTGACGCTGGTAGATGACGGCTGCCAGCCGGCGGCGCTGGGTTCAGCGCCGTTTGACGCCGAAGGCGTGCCCACGCGGCGCACGGTGATCCTGGGCGAGGGCCGGCTGCAATCCTATTTGCTCAACAGTTACGCCGCGCGCAAGCTGAATCTGGCGACCACGGGCAACGCCGCCCGGGGTCTGGCCGCGGCGCCCGGCGTAAGCTGCGGGAATTTGACGATGGAGCCGGGCAAGCAATCGCCGGAAGAGATTATCGCCGCCATTCCGCAGGGGCTGTATGTTACCGAACTTATCGGCTTCGGCGTGAACGCGGTTACGGGCGACTACTCGCGCGGCGCCAGTGGCCTCTGGATCGAAAACGGCCAGCTCGCGTATCCGGTGGAAGAAATCACGGTGGCCGGCAACTTGAAGGAGATGCTGCGGCAGGTGGCGGCGATCGGCAACGATCTCGAGTTCCGGGGCGCGGTGAATGCGCCCACCATCCGCATCGATGGCCTGACCATCGCCGGGCGGTAACGCGCCACGCTAAAATGCAGGTATGTTGGGGTTCCGGAACAACTGGAAGCCGTACGCCATCGCGCTGGGCATTGTCATCGTGATTGTGTTGGCGGCGTGGGTGGCAGCCACGCGCAAGGATGTCCCCTCCGGCTCGCGCCATGACGCCTATGCCACTCAGGTAAGCCTAGAGGGGGTCAAAGTGCTCGGCGCGGAAAGCCTGATGGGCGGCAGCGTGGTCTACTACCGCGGCACCATTCACAACCGGGGCGATCGGGTGCTCACGGGGTACATCGTGGACCTCACGTTTCACGACGTGTATGGCAAACCCATCAAAACCGAGCGCCGCGCCCTGCTCGGCAACCGTGTGCCGCCCATACCGCCGCACTCGACCCGCAACTTCGAAATCGGCTTCGACCAATTTCCTGCCGGCTGGAACCAGGCGCCGCCGACGCCCAGCGCGGTCGAGGTCTATATAAAGTAAGCCCGGCCTAACCGTTCGGTTGCTTGCCCGGAGATGCGACGCGCCCTAAACTAATAGGGAATGGCATCGACAACGCATCCGCCGAAGCAGGCTGAATTTACGACCATTTCCGGGGTTCCGGTTGAGCGGGTGTACACGCGCGCGGATCTGCCGGAGGGCTTTGATTTCAAGCGCGAGGTGGGAGAGCCGGGCGAGCCGCCTTATGTGCGCGGCATTCATGAGACCGGCTACCGGGGGCGGCTGTGGACGATGCGGCAGTTCTCCGGGTTTGCGACGCCGGAGGAGACTAACGAACGCTATCGCTACCTGCTAGCGCAGGGGCAGACGGGTCTTTCGGTGGCCTTCGACCTGCCCACACTGATGGGCTACGACAGCGACCACGCCATGGCGGCCGGCGAGGTGGGCAAGTGCGGCGTGGCGATTGACTCCATCGAGGACATGGAGCGGTTGTTTCAGGGCATCCGGCTCGAAGACGTGACCACGTCGATGACCATCAATTCGCCGGCAGCGCCGATCTGGGCGATGTTCCTGGTGGCGGCCGAGCGCCAGGGGGCGGACTGGAAACGGGTTTCGGGCACCCTGCAGAACGACATCCTGAAGGAATACATCGCGCAGAAGGAATATATTTTTCCGCCGGCGCCGTCGATGCGGCTGGTAGTCGATACCATCGAGTTCGGGGCGCGCGAGACGCCGAAGTTCAATCCAGTATCGATCAGCGGCTATCACATCCGCGAGGCCGGCTCGACCGCGCTGCAGGAGCTGGCGTTCACGCTGCGCGACGGCCTGGAATATGTCGACTGGACGCTGCGGCGCGGCCTGGCGATTGACGATTTCGCGCCCCGGTTGTCGTTTTTCTTTAACGCTCACAGCGACTTTTTCGAAGAGATCGCGAAGTACCGCGCCGCGCGCAAGCTCTGGTATCGGGAATTGACCGAGCATTACGGGGCAAAGAATCCGCGCAGCGCCAAGCTGCGATTCCACACGCAGACCGCCGGTGTTTCGCTCACCGCGCAGCAGCCTTATAACAACCTCACCCGTGTGGCTCTCCAGGCGCTGGCGGCGGTGCTGGGCGGGACGCAATCGCTGCACACCAACTCGCTCGATGAGGCGCTGGCGCTGCCGACCGAAGAAGCGGTGACGCTGGCGCTGCGCACGCAGCAGATCATCGCCTACGAAACCGGCGTGGCCAACACGGTCGATCCCCTTGGCGGGTCATGGTTTGTGGAAAAGGGCACGCTGGAAATGGAAAACGGGGCGCGCGACTACTTCCGCCGCATTGACGAGATGGGCGGCATGGTGGCGGCGGTGGAGCAGGGCTTTCCGCAGCGCGAAATCGCCGACGCCAGTTATCGCTATCAGCAGGCTCTGGAAAACGGCGAAAAGTTCATGGTGGGCGTGAACCGTTTTGTGACCGAAGAGCAGCCGGTGCCGACGCTCTATATCGACGAGACGGCGCGGCAGAGCCAGTCGGCCAAGCTCCAAGCGCTGCGTCAGAGGCGGTCGAGCGACGCCGTGCAGCGCAACTTGAGCGAGTTGCGCAAAGTCGCGGCGACGCCCAGTGGCAACACCATGCCGGCGATGCTCGACTGCGTGCGCGCCTCCTGCACGCTGGGCGAGATCTGCGACACTTTGCGCGAGGTCTTCGGCAGCTATACTGAGACCGCGATTACCTAGAACCTTATGCCTGATCCTCGCCGTATCCGAATTCTTGTTGCCAAGCCTGGCCTCGACGGCCACGACCGCGGCGCCAAAGTCGTCGCCCGCGGCCTGCGCGATGCCGGCATGGAGGTCATCTACACCGGCCTGCGGCAGACGCCGGCGATGATCGTCAACGCGGCGCTGCAGGAAGATGTCGACTGCATCGGATTGTCGATCCTGAGCGGCGCGCACAACGCCATCGTGCCCGAGCTGATGGAGGAAATGCGCAAGCAGCACATGGAAGGCGTGCTGGTGGTGCTGGGCGGCATTGTGCCGGAGAGCGATATTGCCGAGCTGAAAAAGGCCGGCGTGGCGGCAGTGTTTCCGCCCGGCAGCCGGATGAGCGAGATCGCCGATTTTATCCGCGCGCACGTGCCGGAACGGCCGGCGCTGGTGTCCTGACCACCCTCACAACCATCCCGCTCGATGGCGGCGCAATCGAACTGCGGCTGGACTCACCCGATGGTCTGAACCGGCTGTCGCTGGAATTGCTGGAGAAGATCGCCGCCGCGAGCGCACGGAATCCACAGGCTGGCCGCTTCGTCCTGACGGGTAATGCGCGCTGCTTTTCTGCCGGCGCCGACCTGGCGGTGATTACCGTGCTCGATGGGCCGGCTGCCTACCGGTTCGCCCACCGCGGGCAGGCGGCGCTGAACGCCATCGAGCGCTCGCCGGTTCCGTTTGTGGCCGCGATAGAAGGCGCCTGCCTCGGCGGCGGACTCGATCTCGCGTTGGCTTGCCATGCCCGCATCTGCGGGCCGCAGGCTTACTTTGGGCATCACGGCGCCCGGCTGGGACTGGTCACCGGCTGGGGTGGCACGCAACGGCTGCCGCGCCTCATCGGCTCTGCGCGCACGCTGGCGCACTTGCTGGCCGCCGAGGGCTGGACGGCGGATGCGGCCCTCGCCGCGGGTCTGGTTGCTGGGGTGTGTCCACCGGCAGCGCTGCTTAACGCAGCAGTTTCAGCCCCGCTGCCTCGTATTTCGCCATCATGCGATCGGGACTGAGCAACTCCAGGTCTTCGGCAATCGCCTGACCGATGAGCGCGCGGTCGAACGGGTCGCGGTGCAGCAAGGGCAGCCGCGAAATCGTAGCAACGTGCCCGGACTGCAGCGGCAACACTTCCGCGCCTACATCCGCGATGAGCGTGCGCCACCAGTCCTCGACGGGGCCTACGTCGAGCTTGCCTATTGCACTCTTTATGGCGACCTCCCAGTAACTGATCACGCTCAACCACGCGGGACCCTGGTCGACAGCGATGCGCACGGACGGAGTAAGCCGCTCGGGCTGCCCCAGCGTCCACAGCGCCACGGAGGTGTCCAGCAAATATCCGTTCACCAGCGCCCGCGCATGAACTGTTCCTCAGTGATCGGCGCATCCCAGCCCGGCTTCAAGTGGATCCGCCCCCGCATCGACCCGAATTTGACTTTACGCCGCGACGGAACCCGCGTTAACTGCACGACCGGCCTCCCGCGACGGGTGATCACGACTTTCTCGCCGTTTTCCACTGCGTGGAGGAGCCTGGGCAGGCTGTTTTTTGCTTCGGCTACGCTGACTTCCATGAATTCATTATAGCCATTTCGTATGGCTATTGCGTGGTGAGGCACAATGGACAGACATGGATCTGCTGCTGCTCGGCTACGGCAAAATGAACCGGCTGGTGGAGGAAGTGGCGCGCGAGCGCGGCCATAAGGTTGCGGGCAAAGTGGATGCGGGCGATCCGTTTCCGGCGGGCTGGGCGGCGGGGCTGGTGGCCATTGACTTCAGCGTGCCGGGGGCGGTGCTGGAGCATGTCGAGAGATGCATGGCGGCGGGCGTTCCGCTGGTGATCGGCACGACCGGCTGGCTCGCACAGCTCGAGCGGGTACGCGCGCTGGCGGAGGCGTCGCCGGCTGGGATCGTCTATGGCGCCAACTTCTCGATTGGGGTGCAGGCGCTGTATCGCGCCGTTGCCGCGGCTGCGGCAGCGCTGCCCGCCAGTTACGAGGCCTTCGTTTGGGAGGCGCATCACCGCGCCAAACAGGACGCGCCTTCGGGTACGGCGCTGCACCTTGCCGGTCTGTTGCGCACGGGGGGTCACGATTCCGGCGCCATCGCGAGCACGCGCGCCGGTTCGATTCCGGGTACGCACACGGTAGGCTTTGACTCACCCGAAGATACGCTATCGCTTACTCACACCGCCCGCTCGCGGCGCGGCTTCGCCGCCGGCGCCCTGGTGGCCGCAGAATGGATTCTGGGCAAGCGGGGGCTGCACGAATTCAGCGAGGTTATTTAGTTATGGACAATCCCTTCCGGGGCTGTGGCACGGCGCTCATCACGCCGTTTGATCGGGACCAATCGCTCGACGAGGGCGCGCTTACGATGCATTTGCGGTGGCAAATTGAGCAGGGCATCGACTTTCTCGTGCCCTGCGGCACTACGGGCGAAACACCGGCACTTTCAGAAGCCGAGCACTTCCGCGTGATTGAGCTGGCGCTGGAAGCGGCCTCGGATGCTCCGCGCCGGGTGCCGGTGCTGGCGGGAGCGGGCAGCAACGGTACCGCGCACGCGGTCGAGCTGGCACGCAAGGTCGAAGCGGCGGGCGCCGATGGCGCACTGGTGGTGGCGCCGTATTACAACAAGCCGACGCAGGAGGGGCTGTTTCAGCATTTCTCCGCCGTCGCCAGCGCGGTGAAAATCCCGGTCGTGCTCTACAATGTGCCCGGCCGCACGTCCAGCAATATCGAGGCCACAACGGCGCTACGCCTAGCGGAGGCGCACGCGAACATCGTGGCGGTCAAAGAGGCTTCTGGAAATCTAGCGCAGATCAGCCACATCATTGCCGGCGCACGAGCGGGCTTTGACGTGCTTAGCGGCGATGACGCGCTCACGTTTGCCATTCTCGCGCTGGGAGGCCAGGGACTGGTCAGCGTGGCCTCGAACGCCGTGCCGGCGGCCATGGTCCAGCTGGTGGCGGCGGCCCGAACCGGCGACCGCAAAGCCGCGCGTGAACTGCACTACCGCTACCTGCCTTTCATGGAAGTCATTTTCTGCGAGACCTCGCCAGGCCCCATCAAATTCGTGCTGACGCACATGGGCCGGTGTCGGGAAATGTACCGGCTGCCCATGATTCCGGTGCAGGCCGCCAGCCGCACCAAAATCGAGCGCGTCCTGCAGGCACTGGGGCTCTAGCGCTCATGCCTGATCTGGCTGCGGAAATCCTTCGCCTAAGCGCGCTCGCCGACCTCAGCGCCGAAAGCACGGCGGCGCGCGATGCCTTTGAGGAGCTTAAGGGGCAGCTCAATCGCGGCACGGTGCGCGCCGCGGAGCCCTCGTCCGACGTATGGCGCGTGAATACGTGGGTGAAGCAAGGGATTCTGCTGGGCTTCCGTCTGGGCGCCCTGAAGCATCACGCCTCGTCCGCGCCGTTCACCTTTTTCGATAAGGACACACTGCCGACGCGCTCCTTTACGCTTGCGGATCAAGTGCGGCTCGTGCCGGGCGGCACCACCGTCCGTGATGGCGCCTATCTGGCGCCGGGCGTGATCTGCATGCCGCCCGCGTACGTTAATATCGGCGCCTGGGTTGGCGAGGGCACGATGGTCGATTCGCATGCGCTGGTGGGCTCGTGCGCGCAGATCGGACGGCATGTCCATCTCAGCGCCGCGGCGCAGGTGGGCGGCGTGCTGGAGCCGGTCAATGCGTTGCCGGTCGTCATCGAAGACGACGCCCTCATCGGCGGAAACTGCGGCATCTACGAAGGCACACAGATTGGCGCGGGCGCGGTGCTGGGCGCGGGCGTCATCCTCACGCGCTCGGTGGCGGTCTACGACCTGCCGCGCGAAACCATTCACCGCGCCGAGGCTGGGCAGCCGCTGCGCATTCCGGCCGGCGCCGTCGTTGTTCCCGGCGCGCGCCGCGTGAGCCGGGGGCCCGACTGGGGCCTGTCACTGGCTACACCGGTCATTGTCAAATACCGGGACAGCAAAACAGACGCTGCGGTCGAGCTCGAGACCTGGCTGCGCTAGTTTATTTTCCGCCGGGCTGGCGCAGCGCGAGGAACTTGCCGATCAGAATTGTGGCCGGATAGAGCACCTGCTCTTCGTTCTGCGCGTGCAGCATAAGGGAGTTGGCGAAGGCAGTGGCCGCCGGCTTGTGCTCTTGCCGGGCGACTGCCGCCAACGCCTCCAGGCGAGTATGGATTTGGCGATGTTCCTGGAGCATCTGGGGGTAGTGAGCCTGGAGCTGTTGGGCCATCGCCATCGCCTTGTGCCGCTGCTCGCGGCTGAGCGTCTGTCCCTCGGCGAGGGCTTGCAGCAATCCCAGGGGCGGCATGGCGTAGGCTTCTTCTGCCTTGAAGTGCGGTAGGAGTACCGCTGCTACTGCGCGGGCGCGCACGGCCGTCTGGCCGCCGGAACCGATGGCCTCGTTCAGGTCCTGGCGCAAGTGTGCATGCTCCTCGCGAATCGACGAGGGTGTAGCGAGCGCGGCCTTCGCTGCCGGTGCGGCTGCCGGCCGCTGCTGGCTTTGCGCGCCAGCCGAAGCTGCAAACGAACACAGGAGAACGCTTACGGTAAGCGCATGAATCGCCTTCATAACCCCTCCTGCAGTGATTTTAAGCGCGGTAAAACGTCATGCTCGGGCCGAAAGTCCAATCGTGGTTCCGGAGTGCGAAGTACATTGAGCGACAATATGGTCAAGAGGTGATGTATGAGTGCAGAAGAGAATTTGCAGAAGATGAAGACCCTTGATGACGCCTGGAATGCGCAGAACTGGGAAGTGTTTCGGAAGCGGCATTCGTCTGACACGAGGGTCTACTGGCCGGGACAGCCGGATCCGACGCGCGGCCGCGAGGCGCATCAGGAGGAATCCGCGGCATTTTTCAAGTCGATTGAAAATCACCTGGAGAACAACCCGTACCGGGTGATGTTTGGATCGGGTGACTGGACGTGCACCATCGCACGCTGGAAAGGGAAGATGATCGGCCCGTGGAAGGGTCTTGACGGCCAGGTGCACGAGGCGACGGGCAAGAGCTTCGAGCTGCAATTCTGCACCATCGCCAAATGGAAGGACGGCGAAATCGTCGAAGAGAACCTTTTCTACGATCAGGTCGGCTTTCTGCGGCAGATCGGTGTGCTATAACCCTACCGCTGCGGCAGCAGAGCTTTGAGCGCTGCCTCCAGTGTAGCGGCGGCTGTTTGCTGGACGGGAGTGGGTACGGCATTGACGTTCGCGATGCCGCCGGCCTCGGCGCTGCCAGTCAGCAGACCCTGGAGGTCGTCGTTGAGGCGAGCCAGTTTGGCGGCGCGGACCGGATCGCCGGCGCGCGCGGCTTCATAGGCGGCGTAGCTTGCATTCATCGCCTGGGCGAGAGCGGTGGCGACAGCAAACTGGGTGTGCAACTGCGTGGCCGTCATATGAATGCGCGGATCCATATTCAGCGTGAGCGGCTGGGTGTAGGTCTGGCCGCCGACGGTGAGTTTGACCGTGTACTGGCCGGGCAGCGCCAGCACTCCTTGCGGCTCACGCGGCGTTGCGCCTTTGATGGCGGAAATGGGATAGGAGTGGGTCAGCGCCTTGGGCGCAGTGTAATGGAGATCCCAGACGAAACGGTGCATGCCGGGCGCAGTCGAAGGCTTGGTGAAGGGCTGGAGCCAGTAGAGCGGGACGACGGTGGTGTGCGCCAGCTCGGCCTGTGACTCGGGTGGCTGATCGGTGCTGGAATAGCGGCGCACCAGTTTGCCTTGGGCGTCGTAAATGGTCAGCGTCACTGGGCCTGAGGACGCAGAGCGCAAATAGTAGTCAATCATGGCACCGCTGGGCGGGTTCTGGCCTTGTGGCATTTCGGGTGTCAGGGGCGTATCGGTGTTGGCGTCGCGCTGCAGGCGATAGGCAAACTCCGGTTTGAACAGGTAGACCGGCGCGGAGGCAACTTGTGCCGTGAGCTGGCGCAGGGGCGCGAGGTCGTCAAGAATCCAGAAGGAGCGGCCGTGGGTGCCGACGACGAGGTCGTTCTGATGCACGGTTAGATCACGCATCGAGGTGTGGGGCAGATTCAACTGCAGCGATTGCCATTGATCGCCGTCGTTGAAGGAGACGTAGACCGAGGTCTCCGTGCCGGCATAGAGCAAGCCGCGGCGCACAGGGTCTTCGCGCAGCACATCGGTCGCGTCGCCATCCGGCAGGCCGGTATTGATTGGCGTCCAGGTCTTACCGCCGTCGTGGGTGCGGAACAGATGCGGCTGCATTTCGTCGAGCCGCAGAGTGTTGATGGCAGCGTAGCAGGTGTTGGGATCGAAGTGGCTGGCGTCGAGCGAGGAGACTTTCCACCAGGGCTGCAACTGCGGCGGC includes the following:
- a CDS encoding type II toxin-antitoxin system prevent-host-death family antitoxin, which produces MEVSVAEAKNSLPRLLHAVENGEKVVITRRGRPVVQLTRVPSRRKVKFGSMRGRIHLKPGWDAPITEEQFMRGRW
- a CDS encoding 4-hydroxy-tetrahydrodipicolinate synthase — translated: MDNPFRGCGTALITPFDRDQSLDEGALTMHLRWQIEQGIDFLVPCGTTGETPALSEAEHFRVIELALEAASDAPRRVPVLAGAGSNGTAHAVELARKVEAAGADGALVVAPYYNKPTQEGLFQHFSAVASAVKIPVVLYNVPGRTSSNIEATTALRLAEAHANIVAVKEASGNLAQISHIIAGARAGFDVLSGDDALTFAILALGGQGLVSVASNAVPAAMVQLVAAARTGDRKAARELHYRYLPFMEVIFCETSPGPIKFVLTHMGRCREMYRLPMIPVQAASRTKIERVLQALGL
- a CDS encoding 2,3,4,5-tetrahydropyridine-2,6-dicarboxylate N-succinyltransferase; amino-acid sequence: MPDLAAEILRLSALADLSAESTAARDAFEELKGQLNRGTVRAAEPSSDVWRVNTWVKQGILLGFRLGALKHHASSAPFTFFDKDTLPTRSFTLADQVRLVPGGTTVRDGAYLAPGVICMPPAYVNIGAWVGEGTMVDSHALVGSCAQIGRHVHLSAAAQVGGVLEPVNALPVVIEDDALIGGNCGIYEGTQIGAGAVLGAGVILTRSVAVYDLPRETIHRAEAGQPLRIPAGAVVVPGARRVSRGPDWGLSLATPVIVKYRDSKTDAAVELETWLR
- a CDS encoding hemerythrin domain-containing protein, producing MKAIHALTVSVLLCSFAASAGAQSQQRPAAAPAAKAALATPSSIREEHAHLRQDLNEAIGSGGQTAVRARAVAAVLLPHFKAEEAYAMPPLGLLQALAEGQTLSREQRHKAMAMAQQLQAHYPQMLQEHRQIHTRLEALAAVARQEHKPAATAFANSLMLHAQNEEQVLYPATILIGKFLALRQPGGK
- a CDS encoding dihydrodipicolinate reductase yields the protein MDLLLLGYGKMNRLVEEVARERGHKVAGKVDAGDPFPAGWAAGLVAIDFSVPGAVLEHVERCMAAGVPLVIGTTGWLAQLERVRALAEASPAGIVYGANFSIGVQALYRAVAAAAAALPASYEAFVWEAHHRAKQDAPSGTALHLAGLLRTGGHDSGAIASTRAGSIPGTHTVGFDSPEDTLSLTHTARSRRGFAAGALVAAEWILGKRGLHEFSEVI
- a CDS encoding ester cyclase, with translation MSAEENLQKMKTLDDAWNAQNWEVFRKRHSSDTRVYWPGQPDPTRGREAHQEESAAFFKSIENHLENNPYRVMFGSGDWTCTIARWKGKMIGPWKGLDGQVHEATGKSFELQFCTIAKWKDGEIVEENLFYDQVGFLRQIGVL